The Humulus lupulus chromosome 3, drHumLupu1.1, whole genome shotgun sequence genome window below encodes:
- the LOC133824369 gene encoding glutathione S-transferase T3-like yields the protein MVSKNYRPSMEKSSIDLNRETSSTSVSETQPEHSVEGLENVVLHNEDESRHKCKVKWSKEVTILLISGWLNTPKDAIVGNDQTSTHFWARIADYFNTNQKGEQARTGRQCKDHWNKMDQKVARFNGCYKRVQLAHHSGWSDEQILENAHQLYKSENNNSNFLLVDCWRLLKDEPKWNTMYQPKGGKRTKVSDTGAFTSSSNADISDDEVREVRPTGQKAAKRKGKEKKDTHARFIEISERKASALEKLVAIKEKEAEDNRMTKYMDYLIMDTSHMTHEQKKDHENLCTYIKNNILKL from the coding sequence ATGGTTTCAAAAAATTATAGGCCAAGTATGGAAAAGTCTAGTATTGATTTGAATCGTGAAACATCATCGACATCTGTCTCTGAAACCCAACCTGAACATAGTGTTGAAGGGTTGGAAAATGTAGTTCTACACAATGAAGATGAATCAAGGCATAAATGTAAAGTCAAATGGAGCAAGGAAGTCACTATACTTCTGATAAGTGGATGGCTTAATACACCTAAGGATGCCATTGTGGGGAATGACCAAACTTCTACACATTTCTGGGCTCGAATCGCAGATTACTTCAACACCAACCAAAAAGGTGAGCAAGCAAGGACTGGAAGGCAATGCAAAGACCATTGGAACAAGATGGATCAAAAGGTGGCGCGATTCAATGGATGTTATAAACGAGTTCAATTAGCACATCACAGTGGTTGGTCTGATGAGCAAATTCTTGAGAATGCACATCAATTGTACAAATCTGAAAATAACAACTCAAATTTTCTGCTTGTGGACTGTTGGAGATTGCTAAAGGATGAGCCGAAATGGAATACAATGTACCAACCAAAAGGTGGTAAGAGAACAAAGGTGTCAGATACAGGGGCatttacttcttcttccaatgcagaCATCAGTGATGATGAAGTACGTGAAGTGCGCCCTACTGGCCAAAAGGCAGCAAagagaaaagggaaggaaaaaaaagacaCACATGCTAGATTTATAGAGATTAGTGAACGGAAAGCATCTGCATTGGAGAAATTGGTGGCGATAAAGGAGAAAGAGGCAGAAGATAATAGGATGACAAAATACATGGATTATCTCATCATGGACACGTCGCATATGACTCATGAACAAAAGAAAGATCATGAAAACTTGTGTActtatattaagaataatatcctgaagttgtaa